The Aphis gossypii isolate Hap1 unplaced genomic scaffold, ASM2018417v2 Contig00246, whole genome shotgun sequence genome window below encodes:
- the LOC126553436 gene encoding uncharacterized protein LOC126553436, protein MLIINYVFFVFVTEKLEHLSNLSKKNHIIIQQLERGQRVTRHIKIKYLANSERIMTATRQLTLGTITVKEFLLQCSHSAETYLRQEINWHNNIEQDKNMQASDHQEDEVMQVNVHQDDNNERSNDVIVYDQIEPLQHVDNVIENDNDSDDSVYFPFLRPQIRRIERNESVVNDGININHEPLNNENGSPSHQEIHWNEEDFIIPEELDPGIIYMMETEKNRRILEMQNLPYVQVQVPEILPAVETGNQVNMCVACLDAESTHALSLCGHKSLCLVCLESLVSERCPIFNSIFTSYLRIW, encoded by the exons atgttaataatcaattatgttttttttgtttttgttactgAAAAATTAGAACATCTAagcaatttaagtaaaaaaaaccatattattattcaacaacTGGAAAGAGGTCAGAGAGTTACACGtcacatcaaaataaaatatttggcaAACTCTGAGCGAATTATGACTGCTACAAGACAGCTAACTCTTGGTACTATCACTGTTAAAGAGTTTCTTTTGCAATGCTCGCATAGCGCAGAAACTTATCTGAGACAAGAAATTAATTggcataataatatcgaacaag ataaaaatatgcaagCCAGTGACCATCAAGAAGATGAAGTCATGCAGGTCAATGTTCATcaagatgataataatgaaagaagtaatg atgtgATAGTTTATGACCAAATCGAACCTCTACAACACGTGGACAATGTAATTGAGAACGACAATGATTCTGATGACAGtgtatattttccatttttaagaCCTCAAATAAGGAGAATAGAAAGAAATGAATCTGTAGTGAATGacg gtataaatataaatcatgaacctctaaataatgaaaatggaTCTCCTTCACATCAAGAAATTCACT ggAACGAAGAAGATTTCATTATACCTGAAGAATTAGATCCAggcattatttatatgatggaaacagaaaaaaataggaGAATTTTGGAAATGCAAAATTTACCTTATGTCCAAGTCCAAGTACCTGAAATTCTTCCTGCTGTTGAAACAGGAAACCAAGTAAATATGTGTGTTGCTTGTCTTGATGCAGAAAGTACTCACGCCTTGTCTCTATGTGGACATAAATCTTTATGTTTAGTGTGTTTAGAATCATTAGTTTCAGAACGCTGTCCAATATTTAACAGTATATTCACTTCATATTTACGCATTTGgtag